The genomic interval CGATACTTCTCGCGCAGGAAGCTGACGCAGCCCGCCCCGCCGTCGCCGGCGTACACGGTGACCTCGGCTTCATCGATGAATCTCATGGTCGTGCGGCTCGGATCCTTATTCTTACTGAGAAGATCGGATCGCTGCGGCCGCTCTTTCGATGCACCCCAGTACGGGTGCCCAACACGGACGTTCCTGGTCAGCGGGCGTTCAGACCGGGAAGACGTGGGCCTGTTTGCGATCCTTGCCGACGCGTTCGTAGCGCACGATGCCGTCAATCAGAGCGAACAGTGTGAAGTCGCGGCCCATGCCGACGTTCTTGCCGGGATGGATGCGGGTGCCGATCTGGCGCACCAGAATGTTGCCCGCGCGCGCCAACTCGCCGGCGTACAACTTCACCCCGCGGCGCTGCCCGCCGCTGTCGCGCCCGTTGCGCGTGCTCCCCTGTCCTTTTTTGTGAGCCATGACTTACTCCGCCTCGATGCCCGTGACCCGCACGGTGGTCTCGTACTGGCGATGCCCTTGGTGACGGCGATAGTTTTTGCGGCGCTTCTTCTTGAACACGAGGATCTTCTTGGCGCGCCCTTGCCGCACGATCTCCGCGGCAACGCGCACACCGCTGAGCAGCGGGGCGCCGACCTTCACCGCGCCGTTCGCCGACGCCATGAGCACCTCGGTGAATGCCACCGGGTGACCGGCCTCACCATTCAACTTCTCGATGCGAATTACGTCGCCCGGGGCGACACGATACTGCTTCCCGCCGGTGCGGATGACGGCATAGTCCATTGCGCTCTCCCTGGTTCAGCGAACCACTTCTCGTACTGGACAGGCTCCACCTTGTCAACGGTGGCTTGGCATTTTGACTTGCACTCGACCATGGCCATCGGAATCTGGAATCGTCACCAGAGTGCCATTTCCAGGGATTCGCCAACCCACTGACTTGTCGTCACCGCAAGGCAATCGCAAACGGGAGGCACACCCGCGCCACCTAGATGGCATGTCAGGTGCACCAAGCGAGAGAGCCACGATCGATGCTTGCGTCCAATATCAATGAGAGCCGCCAGCCATGACTGGGTACGAACCGTCTGCGCTGCTGGTTCGACGATTGCGCCTTGCCTTGTGGATGAGCCTGCCGGCGCTGGCGTTCTTTGGACTCGCCGATTTGTGGCGCGCCGCGAAACTGAATCTGCCGACACTGCTGGTCCGGCTCGCAGCCGCAGCAATCCTGATCTCGGTGCTTCTGGCGCTGCGCCGCCGCCGCTTGCGGTCATACGCGCTTGGGCTGGCGCTCGCAGCCGGGATCGCCCTGGTTGCCGACACAGCGGCGGTCGGCGTGCTGACCCAGGACACGACGACGCCGCACTTGATGAGCATGTTCCTGACGGTGGCGACGGCCACGTTGCTCCCCTGGGGGGAACGCTGGCAGCTCGCACTGGTTGCGGCTTCCGAGTTGGGAATCCTCGCCAACGCCTGGGTCCTCACAGGCAATGTAGCGCCGGCACTCGAGCGCACCGGCATTGCGGCGATCGTCGCCTTCGTCGGTTCGGTATTCATGGCGTACGAACTCGAGCGCAATCGCCGCACCATCGCCGAGCGCGACACGGCGCGCGACCGGGCCGAGGCCGCCCTGCGACAGAGCGAACTCCGCT from Deltaproteobacteria bacterium carries:
- the rpmA gene encoding 50S ribosomal protein L27, yielding MAHKKGQGSTRNGRDSGGQRRGVKLYAGELARAGNILVRQIGTRIHPGKNVGMGRDFTLFALIDGIVRYERVGKDRKQAHVFPV
- the rplU gene encoding 50S ribosomal protein L21 codes for the protein MDYAVIRTGGKQYRVAPGDVIRIEKLNGEAGHPVAFTEVLMASANGAVKVGAPLLSGVRVAAEIVRQGRAKKILVFKKKRRKNYRRHQGHRQYETTVRVTGIEAE